Proteins from a single region of Chryseobacterium sp. T16E-39:
- a CDS encoding cysteine hydrolase family protein, whose translation MKNTYKNTLAICLTFIATLFTNAQQNYKTMENTALLIIDIQNDYFPGGKMILQGAEPAGNNAKQIIEYFRRNKLPVVHIKHIAVNEGADFFLPDTQGAEINNLVFPKSDEKIIVKHFPNSFRETELLEYLKTKNIRNLVITGMMTDVCVESTTRAAFDLGFKNTIIGDATATRDRELNGKVISAVEIQGSFLAGISALGNLYAAVINTSEFLNRK comes from the coding sequence ATGAAAAACACTTACAAAAACACTTTGGCTATATGTCTGACTTTTATAGCAACTTTATTTACAAACGCACAACAAAATTATAAAACAATGGAAAACACCGCATTATTAATCATTGACATACAAAACGATTATTTTCCCGGAGGAAAAATGATATTGCAAGGAGCAGAGCCGGCAGGAAACAATGCAAAACAAATAATAGAGTATTTCAGGAGAAATAAGCTTCCTGTTGTTCATATCAAACATATTGCAGTGAATGAAGGGGCTGATTTTTTTCTTCCCGATACCCAAGGAGCAGAAATTAATAATCTGGTATTTCCAAAAAGTGATGAAAAAATAATTGTTAAGCATTTTCCTAATAGTTTCAGAGAAACGGAACTATTAGAATATTTAAAAACTAAAAACATTAGAAACCTAGTTATTACCGGAATGATGACAGATGTATGTGTAGAATCAACAACAAGGGCCGCTTTTGATTTAGGCTTTAAAAATACAATTATCGGAGATGCCACAGCGACAAGAGATCGGGAACTGAACGGAAAGGTGATCAGTGCAGTGGAAATCCAAGGATCATTCTTAGCAGGAATATCTGCCTTAGGAAATTTATATGCTGCGGTCATAAATACCAGTGAGTTTTTAAACAGAAAATAA
- a CDS encoding Crp/Fnr family transcriptional regulator, which yields MFDLLYQNINRHVDISTDEFRQFTELFKLCRFQKNDLVLKEGSYCLFEGFVLNGCFKVYYLNEKGWEQTLYFAVEGWWITDIDSLVNNVPSILNIEALEDSEVLMISKEDKEHLYKTILWVEKLFRMMNQRSSIALQRRILSLTGKTADKRYLEFLEKYPGLEQRLTQQQVASYLGITHEFLSKIRKKMTLGK from the coding sequence GTGTTTGATCTGCTTTACCAAAACATCAACAGACATGTTGATATTTCTACTGATGAATTTAGACAATTCACCGAATTGTTTAAATTATGCCGGTTTCAGAAAAATGATCTTGTTCTAAAAGAAGGAAGTTATTGTCTTTTTGAAGGCTTTGTTTTGAACGGTTGCTTTAAAGTATATTATCTGAATGAAAAAGGCTGGGAGCAAACTTTATACTTTGCAGTAGAAGGATGGTGGATTACAGATATAGATAGCCTCGTTAATAATGTTCCGAGTATATTGAATATTGAAGCACTTGAAGATAGTGAGGTATTGATGATTTCAAAAGAAGATAAAGAGCATCTCTACAAAACGATACTTTGGGTAGAAAAGCTTTTTAGAATGATGAATCAAAGATCATCCATCGCTTTACAGAGACGAATTCTTTCATTAACGGGTAAAACAGCAGATAAACGGTATCTTGAATTTCTTGAAAAATATCCGGGATTGGAACAGAGGCTTACCCAACAGCAGGTTGCTTCTTATCTGGGAATAACTCATGAATTCTTAAGCAAAATAAGAAAGAAAATGACACTTGGGAAATAG
- the ccsA gene encoding cytochrome c biogenesis protein CcsA has product MKKIQDILISTRTMAVLLLVFAFSMAYATFLENDYGTPTAKALIYEAWWFELIMVLLILNFIGNIGRYRLWKREKWPVLVFHLAFVFIFIGGAITRYVSFEGTMHIREGETSNEIVTDKNFFKIQIEEKGDVLNYQDIPYLMSPLHKDFSATYDFHGKEVKIFAKEYIQRKKDSLVADPNGAEYLHLVSTGQTGRQNIYIKPGETKSINGTLVTFNRAIEGAVEFKNEGGKLFVKTPVDATYMTMATQATGNTKKDEFQPLALRSLYSINDLKLVVPEGLRKGKLLAIEGDRKKDQAVPDMLKIEIQGPKTKQLVELSVEKGNPNAYKQITMDGLNIMAGFGPKVYNTPFALKLDDFIMETYPGSSSPSAYESHVKIIDGGKQIPYKIYMNHVLNHGGYRFFQASFDPDRMGTVLSVNHDFWGTLVSYIGYTLLFGGLFVIFFWKGTHFWKLNKMLTDVNKKRAATIVLLLLSLGLNAQKIETHGTTDGSREHIHVEGDDHTHAQPSQMGPTETAPQKQNSLAAPFSKMRLISADEIIARNKISAEHADKFGYLLVQNFEGRIVPINTEALDVLRKLYKKDEFKGTDGKSLTANQWFLSVNTDTPSWTMVPIIKVGTKGGDELKNKTKADDEGYTSLMNLFPADANGNLTYILEHDYNIAFRKKPSEQTNYDKEVISVNERVQIFNEFFSGQFMRIVPVKNDPNHTWHSWLDQKFEPDMESQQVMGPYFAEALAAQKSGDWRKADTQLARLSEYQQKWGKSVVPSQSKVDLEVFMNKVNLNFKLLIFYTIIGGLLLILGFVELFKPNKMLNKIIKVIIVLGLVGYIFHFLGLVARWYISGHAPWSNGYEAIIFISWVGISAGLLLYRNANALIPAAGFMVAVIMMGFAHGGSALDPQITPLVPVLKSYWLIVHVAIITSSYGFFALSMIIAVISLVFYIISSKKTYKTHHDTTLKELVIVSEMSLTIGLFALTVGNFLGGIWANESWGRYWSWDPKETWAFISIMVYAFVLHMRLVPGLRSKWAFHVATMFAFCSMVMTYFGVNYYLTGLHSYAAGDPVPVPAWVYIGLSAMILLAAASFYKFKILNKK; this is encoded by the coding sequence ATGAAGAAGATCCAAGATATTCTTATTTCAACCAGAACAATGGCTGTGTTGCTGCTGGTGTTTGCATTCTCTATGGCTTATGCAACGTTTCTCGAAAACGATTATGGAACCCCTACAGCAAAGGCATTAATTTATGAAGCATGGTGGTTTGAACTGATCATGGTGTTGCTGATCTTAAATTTTATCGGAAATATCGGAAGATATAGACTTTGGAAAAGAGAGAAGTGGCCCGTTTTAGTTTTTCACCTCGCTTTTGTTTTTATCTTTATTGGGGGTGCAATTACAAGATATGTAAGCTTTGAAGGGACAATGCATATCAGAGAAGGTGAAACTTCCAACGAAATTGTCACTGATAAAAACTTCTTTAAAATTCAGATCGAAGAAAAAGGAGATGTTTTGAACTATCAGGATATTCCTTATCTGATGTCCCCTTTACATAAGGATTTCAGCGCAACTTACGATTTCCATGGAAAGGAAGTAAAGATTTTTGCCAAAGAATATATTCAAAGAAAAAAAGACAGTCTGGTGGCTGATCCCAATGGTGCTGAATATTTGCATCTGGTTTCAACAGGGCAGACCGGAAGACAGAACATCTACATCAAACCGGGAGAAACAAAATCAATCAACGGAACTCTTGTTACTTTTAACAGGGCTATTGAGGGGGCTGTAGAATTTAAAAATGAGGGAGGAAAGCTATTCGTTAAAACTCCGGTTGATGCAACCTATATGACGATGGCAACTCAAGCGACCGGAAATACGAAGAAAGATGAATTTCAACCATTAGCGTTAAGAAGCTTATACAGTATTAATGATTTAAAACTGGTTGTTCCTGAAGGGTTAAGAAAAGGAAAATTATTAGCTATCGAAGGGGACAGAAAGAAAGATCAGGCTGTTCCTGATATGTTGAAAATAGAAATACAAGGCCCTAAAACTAAACAATTGGTTGAACTGTCTGTAGAAAAAGGAAATCCAAATGCCTATAAGCAAATCACCATGGATGGCCTGAATATTATGGCTGGCTTTGGTCCTAAAGTATACAATACTCCTTTTGCATTAAAACTGGACGACTTCATCATGGAAACTTATCCTGGAAGTTCTTCACCAAGTGCTTATGAGAGTCATGTGAAAATCATCGATGGAGGTAAACAAATTCCTTATAAAATCTATATGAACCACGTTCTTAATCATGGTGGATACCGTTTCTTCCAGGCAAGTTTTGATCCGGATAGGATGGGTACAGTATTATCTGTAAATCATGACTTCTGGGGAACATTGGTTTCTTATATTGGATATACCCTTTTATTTGGAGGACTATTTGTGATTTTCTTCTGGAAAGGGACTCACTTTTGGAAATTAAATAAAATGTTGACTGATGTTAACAAGAAAAGAGCAGCAACCATTGTTTTATTACTATTAAGTTTAGGGTTAAATGCTCAAAAAATTGAAACTCACGGAACTACTGACGGAAGCAGGGAACATATTCATGTAGAAGGGGATGACCACACTCATGCACAGCCCTCTCAAATGGGACCGACAGAAACTGCTCCACAAAAACAAAATTCTCTGGCAGCTCCGTTTTCTAAAATGAGATTAATTTCTGCTGATGAAATCATTGCCAGAAACAAAATAAGCGCAGAACATGCAGATAAATTTGGATATCTTTTAGTTCAGAATTTTGAAGGAAGAATTGTTCCGATCAATACAGAAGCTCTGGATGTATTAAGAAAACTATATAAGAAAGATGAGTTCAAAGGAACGGATGGAAAATCCCTTACAGCTAATCAGTGGTTTCTTTCTGTAAATACAGATACGCCAAGCTGGACAATGGTTCCTATTATTAAAGTAGGTACCAAAGGAGGAGATGAACTAAAAAATAAGACAAAAGCAGATGATGAAGGGTATACTTCATTAATGAATCTTTTCCCTGCAGATGCAAACGGAAATCTTACCTATATTCTGGAACACGATTATAACATTGCTTTCCGTAAAAAACCATCTGAACAAACGAATTATGATAAAGAAGTTATTTCCGTAAATGAAAGAGTTCAGATCTTCAATGAGTTTTTTAGTGGACAGTTTATGAGAATTGTTCCTGTGAAAAATGATCCCAACCATACTTGGCATTCTTGGTTAGACCAAAAATTCGAACCGGATATGGAATCTCAACAGGTAATGGGACCTTATTTTGCTGAAGCTTTAGCGGCTCAGAAATCAGGAGACTGGAGAAAAGCAGATACTCAATTGGCAAGACTTTCAGAATACCAGCAAAAATGGGGTAAAAGTGTTGTTCCTTCTCAATCTAAAGTTGATCTTGAGGTCTTCATGAATAAAGTGAACTTAAACTTTAAATTATTAATTTTCTATACAATAATCGGAGGTTTATTACTGATTTTAGGTTTTGTTGAGTTATTCAAGCCAAATAAAATGTTAAACAAGATCATCAAGGTGATTATTGTATTAGGTTTAGTAGGATATATCTTTCACTTCCTTGGATTAGTTGCAAGATGGTATATTTCAGGTCACGCTCCTTGGAGTAACGGATATGAGGCTATTATCTTTATCTCTTGGGTGGGTATTTCTGCCGGATTATTATTATATAGAAATGCCAATGCACTGATTCCTGCAGCCGGATTTATGGTAGCAGTTATTATGATGGGATTTGCTCACGGTGGATCTGCACTTGATCCACAGATTACACCATTGGTACCTGTTTTAAAATCATATTGGTTGATTGTTCACGTAGCTATTATTACTTCAAGTTACGGGTTCTTCGCTCTATCTATGATCATAGCGGTGATATCACTCGTGTTTTATATTATTTCAAGTAAAAAGACTTATAAAACTCATCACGATACCACTTTGAAAGAATTAGTGATTGTTTCAGAAATGTCTCTTACTATCGGGTTGTTTGCTTTAACAGTTGGAAACTTTTTAGGAGGAATCTGGGCAAATGAATCATGGGGTAGATATTGGAGCTGGGATCCAAAAGAAACATGGGCCTTTATCTCTATTATGGTGTACGCTTTTGTATTACACATGAGATTGGTTCCTGGATTGAGAAGCAAATGGGCTTTCCATGTAGCAACGATGTTTGCCTTCTGCTCAATGGTAATGACGTATTTTGGAGTTAATTATTATTTAACAGGACTTCACTCTTATGCTGCAGGAGATCCTGTTCCGGTTCCGGCTTGGGTTTATATAGGACTTTCAGCGATGATATTATTGGCAGCAGCTTCTTTCTATAAGTTTAAAATATTGAACAAGAAATAA
- a CDS encoding SPFH domain-containing protein, with amino-acid sequence MEKILKPMSGYITLVICLVLFAAAVYFFVSGVDQSITYVVLAMLCFLISCFFLKGLMIIQPNHSRVLNFFGKYVGTVKDNGLFFINPLYSSQKISLRSENLQGQTLKVNDKMGNPIEIAVVIVWKVGDTYRAAFDVERYSDFVRMQSEAAVRHLAMSFPYDNLEDDHAPITLREGGDKINSILEQELTDRLSKAGIVIQEARISHLAYASEIAGAMLQRQQATAIVAARTKIVEGAVGMVDLALKKLSEENIVELDDERKAAMVSNLMVVLCGEKAAQPILNAGTLYN; translated from the coding sequence ATGGAAAAAATCTTAAAACCCATGTCCGGCTACATAACACTGGTTATTTGTCTTGTGTTGTTTGCAGCTGCTGTTTATTTTTTTGTAAGCGGAGTAGACCAGAGTATTACCTATGTTGTTTTAGCCATGTTGTGCTTTCTTATCTCTTGTTTCTTTCTGAAAGGACTGATGATCATTCAGCCAAATCACTCAAGAGTATTGAATTTCTTCGGAAAATATGTAGGAACAGTAAAGGATAACGGATTGTTCTTTATCAATCCATTATATTCATCACAAAAAATATCACTTCGTTCTGAAAACCTGCAAGGACAAACTTTGAAAGTAAATGACAAGATGGGTAATCCTATTGAGATCGCAGTCGTTATTGTGTGGAAGGTAGGAGACACCTATAGAGCTGCTTTTGATGTTGAGCGCTATTCTGATTTTGTAAGAATGCAAAGTGAAGCAGCTGTACGCCATTTAGCAATGAGCTTCCCTTATGATAATCTTGAAGATGATCATGCACCGATTACTTTAAGAGAAGGAGGAGATAAGATCAATTCGATCTTAGAACAGGAATTAACAGACCGTCTTTCAAAAGCAGGAATTGTGATTCAGGAAGCAAGAATATCGCACCTGGCTTATGCCTCAGAAATTGCAGGAGCCATGCTTCAGAGACAGCAGGCTACTGCTATCGTAGCGGCAAGAACCAAAATTGTAGAAGGTGCAGTAGGAATGGTTGATCTGGCATTGAAAAAATTGTCTGAAGAAAACATCGTTGAACTGGATGATGAGAGAAAAGCTGCAATGGTAAGCAATCTTATGGTGGTCCTTTGTGGTGAAAAAGCAGCGCAGCCAATTTTGAATGCGGGAACTTTATATAATTAA
- a CDS encoding Arc family DNA binding domain-containing protein has translation MKPQKSQNSSENTPKGKKSFVIRIEESTYKLLEKWANDEFRSVNGQIEYLLHQNLIESGRKKKE, from the coding sequence ATGAAACCTCAAAAATCTCAAAATTCTTCCGAAAACACTCCAAAAGGCAAAAAATCCTTTGTGATAAGGATCGAAGAATCTACTTACAAACTTCTTGAAAAATGGGCGAATGATGAGTTCAGAAGTGTAAATGGACAAATTGAGTATTTGCTTCATCAGAACCTTATTGAGTCGGGGAGAAAGAAAAAAGAATAG
- a CDS encoding aldehyde dehydrogenase family protein, translating into MSKKVKDFGIEKSLKNLGIKEDNKGTSVGGKYFASGKVIESYSPVDGKLIAKIKTSNEADYEKVIQSAQKAFQEFRMIPAPKRGEIVRQLGLKLREYKDDLGKLVSYEMGKSLQEGLGEVQEMIDICDFAVGLSRQLHGYTMHSERPGHRMYEQYHPLGIVGIITAFNFPVAVWAWNTALSWICGNVTIWKPSEKTPFCAIACQNILVEVLKENNLSEGISSVMVSDHEIGQKLVEDKRVSLISFTGSTRVGRLVSTKVAERFGKSILELGGNNAIIISKDADLDMSIIGAVFGAVGTAGQRCTSTRRLIIHESVYDEVKNRLVKAYGQLKIGNPLDENNHVGPLIDTGAVTQYEESIKKCKKEGGKFIVEGGVLSGKEYESGCYVKPCIAEVKNSYEIVQHETFAPILYLIKYKTLDEAIAIQNDVPQGLSSAIMTQNLREAELFLSHSGSDCGIANVNIGTSGAEIGGAFGGEKETGGGRESGSDVWKYYMRRQTNTINYTTSLPLAQGIKFDI; encoded by the coding sequence ATGTCTAAAAAAGTCAAGGATTTCGGTATCGAGAAATCCCTTAAAAATCTAGGTATTAAAGAGGATAACAAAGGAACTTCTGTAGGAGGAAAATACTTTGCATCAGGAAAGGTAATTGAAAGTTATTCTCCTGTTGATGGAAAATTAATTGCTAAAATAAAAACTTCTAATGAAGCTGATTATGAAAAGGTAATTCAATCTGCTCAAAAGGCATTTCAGGAATTCAGAATGATCCCTGCACCAAAAAGAGGGGAAATTGTGAGACAACTAGGTCTAAAACTAAGAGAATATAAAGATGATTTAGGGAAACTTGTTTCTTATGAAATGGGAAAATCCCTTCAAGAAGGTCTTGGTGAAGTTCAGGAGATGATCGATATCTGTGACTTTGCTGTTGGATTATCAAGACAACTTCATGGATATACAATGCATTCTGAAAGACCAGGTCACAGAATGTACGAACAATATCACCCACTAGGGATTGTAGGAATTATCACTGCATTTAACTTCCCGGTTGCAGTTTGGGCATGGAATACTGCTTTATCATGGATCTGTGGAAATGTAACGATTTGGAAACCTTCTGAAAAAACACCTTTCTGTGCAATTGCTTGTCAGAACATTTTAGTAGAAGTGCTTAAAGAAAATAACCTTTCCGAAGGAATTTCAAGTGTTATGGTTTCAGATCATGAGATCGGACAGAAATTAGTAGAAGATAAACGTGTATCTCTTATTTCTTTTACAGGTTCTACGAGAGTAGGAAGATTAGTTTCTACGAAAGTTGCTGAAAGATTTGGTAAATCGATCCTTGAATTAGGTGGAAATAATGCCATCATTATCTCTAAAGATGCTGATCTTGACATGTCGATCATTGGAGCTGTATTTGGAGCTGTAGGAACTGCCGGACAAAGATGTACATCAACGAGAAGATTGATCATTCATGAAAGCGTTTATGATGAAGTGAAGAACAGATTGGTTAAAGCTTACGGTCAGTTGAAAATAGGAAATCCTTTAGATGAGAATAACCACGTTGGACCGCTAATTGATACCGGAGCTGTTACTCAATATGAAGAATCAATCAAAAAATGTAAAAAAGAAGGAGGTAAATTCATTGTTGAAGGAGGTGTTTTAAGTGGTAAAGAATATGAATCCGGATGTTATGTAAAACCATGTATCGCTGAAGTGAAAAATTCGTATGAAATTGTACAGCACGAAACTTTTGCTCCGATTTTATACTTAATAAAATACAAAACGCTTGATGAAGCTATTGCTATCCAGAATGATGTTCCTCAGGGATTATCTTCAGCAATTATGACTCAAAACTTAAGAGAAGCAGAGTTATTCCTTTCTCATTCCGGTTCAGACTGTGGAATTGCAAACGTAAATATTGGAACTTCAGGAGCTGAGATCGGTGGTGCTTTCGGTGGTGAAAAAGAAACCGGTGGGGGTAGAGAGTCTGGCTCAGATGTGTGGAAATACTATATGAGAAGACAAACAAATACAATCAACTATACCACAAGCCTTCCATTGGCACAGGGAATCAAGTTTGATATCTAA
- the lat gene encoding L-lysine 6-transaminase, with product MEQTIDIKANKVKETVGRHVLADGFDFVMDIEKSHGSWLYDRLTDKEFLDMFSMFGSASIGYNHPYLVGKSDWLGKMAVNKPTLADVYSEEYAHFLEVFERVVIPEELQLAFFIEGGSLGVENAMKACFDWKTRKNFEKGLQVEAGMCIHFRQAFHGRSGYTLSLTNTSDPRKYQYFPMFEWPRILNPKLTFPITEDNLAETIKNEKLALIHIEEAIISNPDKVACIIIEPIQAEGGDNHFRDEFFVELRKICDQNEILLIFDEVQTGIGITGEMWAFQHFTAKPDIISFGKKAQVCGVLANKEKFDEIPNNVFRESSRINSTFGGNFIDMLRFQLVMEVIEKENLVENAKIVGEYLLEGLQKLAQKYPEKISNARGRGLMCAIDLPSGEQRNQLINELFKDGLIILSCGDQSVRFRPHLNVSREEIQLALDKIENNINKI from the coding sequence ATGGAACAAACAATTGATATAAAAGCAAATAAAGTTAAAGAAACAGTAGGAAGACATGTACTTGCAGATGGTTTCGATTTCGTAATGGACATCGAAAAGTCTCATGGTTCATGGTTGTATGACAGACTTACTGATAAAGAATTTTTAGACATGTTTTCGATGTTCGGTTCAGCATCTATCGGATACAATCACCCTTACCTGGTTGGTAAATCAGACTGGTTGGGGAAAATGGCTGTAAACAAACCAACGCTGGCTGACGTATATTCAGAAGAGTATGCTCATTTTTTAGAAGTCTTTGAAAGAGTAGTTATTCCAGAAGAATTACAATTGGCTTTCTTTATTGAAGGAGGAAGTTTAGGAGTTGAAAATGCAATGAAAGCATGTTTTGACTGGAAAACCCGTAAGAATTTTGAAAAAGGTCTTCAGGTAGAAGCAGGAATGTGTATTCATTTCAGACAGGCGTTCCACGGAAGAAGTGGTTATACTTTAAGCTTAACCAACACTTCTGATCCTAGAAAATATCAGTATTTCCCAATGTTTGAATGGCCAAGGATTCTTAATCCTAAACTGACTTTCCCAATTACGGAAGACAATTTAGCAGAAACGATCAAAAACGAAAAATTAGCATTAATACATATTGAAGAAGCTATTATTTCTAATCCTGATAAAGTAGCTTGTATCATTATTGAGCCAATTCAGGCTGAAGGAGGTGATAATCATTTCAGAGATGAGTTTTTTGTGGAATTAAGAAAGATCTGTGATCAAAATGAAATCTTACTAATTTTTGATGAAGTACAAACAGGAATCGGAATTACAGGGGAAATGTGGGCTTTCCAGCATTTCACAGCAAAGCCGGACATTATTTCTTTTGGTAAAAAAGCACAGGTTTGTGGGGTTTTAGCAAACAAAGAAAAATTTGACGAGATTCCAAACAATGTATTCAGAGAGAGTTCAAGAATCAATTCTACGTTTGGAGGGAATTTTATTGATATGCTTCGTTTCCAATTGGTAATGGAAGTTATCGAAAAAGAGAACCTTGTTGAAAACGCTAAAATCGTTGGCGAATATCTCTTAGAAGGTCTTCAAAAATTAGCTCAGAAATATCCTGAAAAAATTTCCAATGCAAGAGGAAGAGGATTAATGTGTGCAATAGACTTGCCTTCTGGAGAACAAAGAAATCAGCTGATCAACGAGCTTTTCAAAGATGGCTTGATCATTTTGTCATGTGGTGATCAATCTGTTCGTTTTAGACCACACTTGAATGTTTCAAGAGAAGAAATTCAATTGGCTTTAGACAAAATTGAAAATAATATTAACAAAATTTAA
- a CDS encoding DUF2007 domain-containing protein, whose protein sequence is MERSTRVSVFESDNPSEIQLIKSKLDDAQITNTVENNYLTFTTTPTATSLKVMVDLEDEKKAFEIIDTFIQQSANQ, encoded by the coding sequence ATGGAAAGAAGTACGCGAGTATCAGTTTTTGAAAGTGATAATCCTTCAGAAATTCAATTGATCAAGTCTAAATTAGACGACGCCCAAATCACAAATACGGTTGAAAATAATTATCTCACTTTTACAACAACACCAACGGCAACATCGTTAAAAGTTATGGTGGATTTAGAGGATGAGAAAAAAGCATTTGAAATTATTGACACTTTTATACAACAAAGTGCAAACCAATAA
- a CDS encoding GNAT family N-acetyltransferase, producing the protein MTQQIKFRKAEIKDRNIIWEIIQQAIERRRADGSTQWQNGYPNADTVESDIAKGFGFVLTIDNVVAVYVALIFNDEPAYSTIEGAWLSDGEFVVVHRVAVSEDFAGQGLVKKLFDYIEEYTKSQGVQSVKVDTNYDNIAMLKILEKQGYSYCGEVVLAGGVRKAFEKIII; encoded by the coding sequence ATGACGCAGCAAATTAAGTTCAGAAAGGCCGAAATTAAAGACAGAAATATTATCTGGGAAATTATTCAACAGGCTATTGAACGGAGAAGAGCAGATGGAAGTACGCAATGGCAGAATGGATATCCTAATGCTGATACCGTAGAAAGTGATATCGCCAAAGGTTTTGGTTTTGTCCTTACCATAGATAATGTTGTTGCTGTGTATGTCGCTTTAATATTCAATGATGAACCTGCTTATAGTACCATTGAAGGTGCCTGGTTAAGTGACGGAGAGTTTGTCGTTGTCCATCGGGTAGCTGTTTCTGAAGATTTTGCAGGGCAGGGTCTGGTAAAAAAGCTATTTGATTATATTGAAGAATATACAAAATCTCAGGGAGTGCAAAGTGTAAAAGTAGACACTAATTATGATAATATTGCGATGTTAAAAATTCTTGAAAAGCAAGGATATTCCTATTGCGGTGAAGTAGTACTGGCAGGAGGTGTCCGCAAAGCCTTTGAGAAGATTATAATTTGA
- a CDS encoding transcriptional regulator, with product MHKSIEVDEKIFQDAVKFYGTNLNIPPLASKIYAYLIFDFDKVGITFDEFVEVLSASKSSVSTSISLLLNSQLIIDHNKMDERKRYFFINDEHIKIRFKKIVQRLQDELKLLDDLNNFRKVHDEQYKEKLTIYKALLNKNISNIQESLNKL from the coding sequence ATGCATAAAAGTATAGAAGTTGATGAAAAAATTTTTCAGGATGCCGTAAAATTCTATGGTACAAACCTGAATATACCACCATTAGCTTCAAAAATCTATGCTTATCTTATTTTCGATTTTGATAAAGTAGGAATTACTTTTGACGAATTTGTAGAAGTGCTTTCAGCCAGTAAAAGTTCCGTTTCCACCAGTATTTCATTATTGCTAAACTCACAGCTTATTATTGATCATAATAAGATGGATGAGAGGAAGAGGTATTTCTTTATCAATGATGAGCACATAAAGATAAGATTTAAAAAAATAGTCCAAAGACTACAGGATGAATTAAAATTATTAGACGATTTAAATAACTTTAGAAAAGTACACGATGAACAATACAAAGAAAAGCTTACCATTTATAAGGCGCTGTTAAACAAAAATATTTCAAATATTCAAGAATCTCTTAATAAACTTTAA